A window of Streptomyces sp. NBC_01224 genomic DNA:
GTCGCCCGGGCGCTCTTGGTGAATCGTTCGAACATCAATGCCTCCCGTACTTCTTGTGCACGGCCTGTCGGCTGACACCCAGCTCGGCCGCGATCTCCTGCCACGACCAGCCCTTCACGCGGGCGCTTCTGACTTGCACGGCTTCGAGTTGCTCCAGCAGCCGTCGCAGTGCGGCGACCGCCCGCAGCCCCACCCGGGGGTCGTGGTCACCGGCGCGCGCGGCGAGATCCGTTGCTTCGGTCATGACGTCAACTTACGTTGACGCAACACCCATGTCAACCGTGGTTGACATGGGTGTTGCGGAGACCCCTCGGCGTCCGCATTCGCATGGCGCAGCTGAGAACAGCTCACCCCGAACACCTCAAGAGCAGGTGAGCACAATCTTGCCGAACTGGTCGCCCGCGGCCAGCCGTTCGAATCCCTCGCGGGCCCGGTCCAGCGGCAGCACCTCGTCGATGACGGGCCGCACGCCGGTCGTCGCGCAGAACGCCAGCAGATCCTCCAGCTCGTCCTTGGAACCCATGGTCGAGCCGACGACCTTCAGCTCCAGGAAGAAGATCCGGGTCAGCTCGGCGTGCGAGGGCCGGTCGCCGCTGGTCGCGCCGGAGATGACGAGCGTGCCGCCGGGGCGCAGCGACTTCACCGAGTGGGACCAGGTGGCGGCGCCGACCGTTTCGATGACCGCGTCGACGCGCTGCGGCAGCCGCGCGCCCGGTTCGTACGCCTCGATCGCACCGAGTTCGACGGC
This region includes:
- a CDS encoding sigma factor-like helix-turn-helix DNA-binding protein translates to MTEATDLAARAGDHDPRVGLRAVAALRRLLEQLEAVQVRSARVKGWSWQEIAAELGVSRQAVHKKYGRH